A portion of the Bombus terrestris unplaced genomic scaffold, iyBomTerr1.2, whole genome shotgun sequence genome contains these proteins:
- the LOC125386976 gene encoding NADH-ubiquinone oxidoreductase chain 5-like: protein MAPTPVSSLVHSSTLVTAGIYLLINYEILIDLKYKEYILVISRITIFISGVIANFEIDFKKIIALSTLSQLGFIIRIYSLGIVNLTFLHLFIHAFFKSIIFICVGSLIHYIRGIQNFRFYSGIYYLYPIKGLLIIFSLIILCGFPFLVGFYSKDLIVEYYFLNKIRIFRLLNLIIGTIFTVSYSFRLIFILIINSFIINLIYLDEDNIIINYIIL from the coding sequence ATGGCTCCAAcacctgtttcttctttagttcATTCTTCTACATTAGTAACTgctggaatttatttattaattaattatgaaatattaattgatttaaaatataaggaatatattttagtaatttcaagaataacaatatttatatcAGGTGTAATAGCAAATTTTGAAATAGATTTTAAAAAGATTATTGCTTTATCAACATTAAGTCAATTAGgatttataataagaatttaTTCATTAGGAATagtaaatttaacatttttacatttatttattcatgctttttttaaatctataatatttatatgtgtaggtagtttaattcattatataagaggaattcaaaattttcgattttattctggaatatattatttatatccaaTAAAAgggttattaataatattttcattaataatattatgtgGATTTCCATTTTTAGTTGGATTTTATTCAAAAGATTTAATTGTtgagtattattttttaaataaaataaggatttttagattattaaatttaattattggaaCAATTTTTACTGTATCTTATTCTTTTcgtctaatatttattttaataataaatagttttataataaatttaatttatttagatgaagataatattataataaattatataatatta